DNA from Vidua chalybeata isolate OUT-0048 chromosome 33 unlocalized genomic scaffold, bVidCha1 merged haplotype SUPER_33_unloc_1, whole genome shotgun sequence:
AGGTTCATGAGGTGCCGGATCACGTGGAACTCGTCGCAGATCCCGTTGCCCCCCAGCATGTCCCGCGCGTCCCTCGCGATGCCCAGCGCCTTCCCGCACGAGTTCCGCTTCAGCATCGACACCATCTCGGGGGCAGCCCTGTgggggacacggacagggacacgctGACCCCCTCCAGAGCCCCCCCGGGTCCCCACCCTGGGGACGGTGCCACCCACCTGCCCTCGTCCTTGAGGCGGCCGAGGCGCAGGCAGGCGTGCAGCCCCAGCGTGATCTCCGTCACCATGTCCGCCAGCTTCTTCTGCACCAGCTGGTTCCGGGCCAGCGGGCCCCCAAACTGCTTCCTGCGGGCCAGGGGAGGGGGGCACTGAGGTCTGGGGGGGCGGTGGGacaccccccctcccctccaaagcgcccccagccccccgtTACCTGTCGAGCACGTATTGCCGCGCCGTCTCCAGACAGGCCTCGGCGGCGCCCAGCGCGCCCCAGGCGATGCCGTAACGCGCCTGGGTCAGGCAGCCGAAGGGGCCCTGGGGGACAGGGGGTGTCAtcgagaccccccccccccccccatgccACAGGACCCTCCCCGGGGATGCCCCGGCCTCCCCCCTTACCGCCAGCCCCTCGGCGTTGGGCAGCACGTTCTCCTCGGGCACCTCCACGTCATCCAGGAGGATCATCCCGGTGGTCGAGGCGCGCAGGGAGAACTTGCCCTCGATTTTGGGGGTGCTGAGCCCGGGGGTCCCGCGCTCCACCAGGAAGCCCCGGACCCGCCCGTCCTCCTCGCACCGGGCCCACACCACGCACAGGTCGGCTATGGGCGAATTGGTGATCCTGGGCAGTTCGGGGAGGGTCAAAGGGGGAGCTCTGGGggtcccccatgtccccctcaCCCCAATTCCGAGGCTCACCAGGTCTtggaccctcgcagggtgtaGGTGCTGGCGCCGGGGTTGTGCCGTGCCCGCGTCTCCATCCGCCCCGGGTCGCTCCCGTGGTTGGGCTCCGTCAGCCCGAAGCACCCCACGATCTCCCCCcgagctggggaggggggcgTCAGGGGCGCCACGCCGACGCCCCCACTGCCCCA
Protein-coding regions in this window:
- the GCDH gene encoding glutaryl-CoA dehydrogenase, mitochondrial isoform X1; this translates as MALRLATRLSRLARSGVRWGGTEPPRAQVAAPFDWQDALGLEGLLSAEERLLRDTTRKYCQERLLPRVLHANRHEVFDREIVTELGELGLLGPTIQGYGCAGTTSVGYGLVTRELERVDSSYRSVLSVQSSLVMYPLWAYGTPAQRQRFLPRLARGEIVGCFGLTEPNHGSDPGRMETRARHNPGASTYTLRGSKTWITNSPIADLCVVWARCEEDGRVRGFLVERGTPGLSTPKIEGKFSLRASTTGMILLDDVEVPEENVLPNAEGLAGPFGCLTQARYGIAWGALGAAEACLETARQYVLDRKQFGGPLARNQLVQKKLADMVTEITLGLHACLRLGRLKDEGRAAPEMVSMLKRNSCGKALGIARDARDMLGGNGICDEFHVIRHLMNLEAVNTYEGTHDIHALILGRAITGIQAFAPAKGT
- the GCDH gene encoding glutaryl-CoA dehydrogenase, mitochondrial isoform X2, whose protein sequence is MALRLATRLSRLARSGVRWGGTEPPRAQVAAPFDWQDALGLEGLLSAEERLLRDTTRKYCQERLLPRVLHANRHEGYGCAGTTSVGYGLVTRELERVDSSYRSVLSVQSSLVMYPLWAYGTPAQRQRFLPRLARGEIVGCFGLTEPNHGSDPGRMETRARHNPGASTYTLRGSKTWITNSPIADLCVVWARCEEDGRVRGFLVERGTPGLSTPKIEGKFSLRASTTGMILLDDVEVPEENVLPNAEGLAGPFGCLTQARYGIAWGALGAAEACLETARQYVLDRKQFGGPLARNQLVQKKLADMVTEITLGLHACLRLGRLKDEGRAAPEMVSMLKRNSCGKALGIARDARDMLGGNGICDEFHVIRHLMNLEAVNTYEGTHDIHALILGRAITGIQAFAPAKGT